The proteins below are encoded in one region of Hordeum vulgare subsp. vulgare chromosome 3H, MorexV3_pseudomolecules_assembly, whole genome shotgun sequence:
- the LOC123440242 gene encoding nuclear pore complex protein NUP35-like, which yields MASPSPFPPRRTPTTGGRQSPFFRDLARAIPSHRISGSLDPSSTPPPPPPLFTLDDRFHAQDFSPDRTASNLLPVAPSPSPPTRASSAGRPPSWDPSRAIPPGPCSLSDWIVEPARNEALALPPPSSPPANADARSPVVPLPAPPRTAPSASVTGVDAEEWVTVFGFSGRETNLVLREFGKCGVILRHCSGPRDGNWIHILYQHQYDALRALEKNGIQLFSGVAVGVKITDPVQLQMDEKMSGSNYKGFMVSLPSKSSIQNARASSNLGNLPRPYDPKAGRNGNRDMGCSTGSVAMPAKSVLAKTMDLIFGI from the exons ATGGCCTCCCCATCGCCGTTCCCTCCCCGCCGCACGCCCACCACCGGCGGGAGGCAGTCCCCTTTCTTCCGCGACCTCGCCCGTGCCATCCCTTCCCACCGGATCTCCGGGTCCCTCGACCCCTcatccacgccgccgccgccgccgccccttttCACCCTCGACGACCGCTTCCACGCACAGGATTTCTCCCCTGATCGCACCGCCTCCAACCTACTCCCCGTCGCTCCGTCCCCATCCCCGCCCACACGGGCTTCCTCCGCCGGTCGCCCGCCCTCGTGGGACCCCTCCCGCGCCATTCCCCCCGGTCCGTGCTCGCTGAGCGACTGGATCGTGGAGCCGGCCCGTAACGAGGCCCTCGCGCTGCCCCCGCCATCTTCGCCTCCAGCGAACGCGGATGCGCGGTCGCCAGTGGTTCCCTTGCCTGCGCCGCCCAGGACGGCTCCATCAGCGAGCGTCACGGGGGTCGACGCCGAGGAGTGGGTCACCGTGTTCGG ATTCTCGGGGAGGGAGACCAACCTTGTTCTGCGAGAGTTTGGGAAGTGTGGAGTGATACTGAGACACTGCTCTGGCCCAAGAGATGGTAATTGGATTCACATATTGTATCAG CACCAATATGATGCTCTAAGAGCCCTTGAAAAGAACGGAATCCAGCTGTTTAGTGGTGTTGCAGTTGGGGTTAAAATTACTGATCCAGTGCAGCTGCAAATGGATGAGAAGATGAGTGGGAGCAATTATAAGGGCTTCATGGTTTCCTTGCCTTCGAAATCATCTATCCAGAATGCAAGGGCATCAAGCAATTTAGGAAATCTCCCACGTCCCTATGACCCAAAAGCTGGCAGAAATGGTAACAGAGACATGGGCTGTTCAACAGGAAGTGTTGCCATGCCAGCGAAATCAGTATTGGCGAAAACTATGGACTTGATTTTTGGCATTTGA